A single Lolium perenne isolate Kyuss_39 chromosome 6, Kyuss_2.0, whole genome shotgun sequence DNA region contains:
- the LOC127306127 gene encoding transcription factor ILI5 — protein sequence MSSRRSSRGAISEEEINELISKLQSLLPNARRRGSGQASTTKLLKETCSYIKSLHREVDDLSDRLSDLMSTMDHNSAGAEIIRSILRS from the exons ATGTCGAGCAGAAGGTCTTCGCGTGGCGCCATCTCCGAGGAGGAGATCAACGAGCTCATTTCCAAGCTCCAGTCTCTTCTTCCCAACGCCCGCCGCCGCGGCTCCGGCCAG GCGTCGACGACTAAGCTGCTCAAGGAGACGTGCAGCTACATCAAGAGCCTCCACCGGGAGGTGGACGACCTCAGCGACCGGCTCTCCGACCTCATGTCCACCATGGACCACAATAGCGCCGGCGCCGAGATCATCCGCAGCATCCTGCGCTCGTGA